One window from the genome of Anopheles coluzzii chromosome X, AcolN3, whole genome shotgun sequence encodes:
- the LOC120953102 gene encoding uncharacterized protein LOC120953102 translates to MVQFLEGGGSGNQLDMNGVNIADRLQAHMELTTFFGLALGFVALILVLFLYVHKIRCFGAAPPFLPFDEQLRAEKTFHRIRNRFAYDGNNSSDSEDDTLRRLKLDPCGAGYGGGVGVSGGGGSISCYHANEAVAGLDQSVVAQYHSFNKLLSGGKHAASRHKSRDPLAMAEGGKIGMPHSSNDCSSGSSNEGNLDYGGTRLSLDAHLSNDRLAAGAAPARLDGRLTGSAELKLRGEPPLLPELTKESDLERDPVPGYRKKTTKGATNGSRGEGLVVAAASTAGSVGICFDNDASGERTNLKCRAFGEDALAAAPAANASTIVGYEQAASSLAQQDSLDDVLSLNNDCILVFANEPLYDTSDLKSLKSDAGGAVVPGPAGYDQPAGSGAHPPATGSNGTLEISLLYDAPMRKMTVHVLQARGIASRGDKGQLTHTQVRLLMLPAKRQKHKTKIRSGECPQFMESFLLHRVNPEEVNSMGLRIRVYGCERMRRERLIGETIVSFANIDLELETNLWLPLESRSSSMDTASTSDLLSIARSDSAGSTTSMQHGGVPELLLGLGYNGITGRLTVEIVKGSHFRNHTLPKVPDTYVKLCLVSSMGQEIARAKTSTRRGQSNPLFKETFIFQVAMFQLNDVTLIVSVYAKRNMKRNEMVGWFSMGLNSSGPEEMIHWNEMRESSSRSELITRWHVLVDS, encoded by the exons ATGGTGCAGTTTCTGGAGGGTGGTGGCAGCGGTAACCAACTGGACATGAATGGCGTTAACATTGCGGACCGTCTGCAAG CGCACATGGAACTTACAACATTTTTTGGCTTAGCATTGGGATTTGTGGCACTCATCTTGGTGCTGTTCCTGTACGTCCACAAGATACGGTGCTTCGGGGCGGCCCCCCCATTCCTGCCGTTCGACGAGCAGCTGCGGGCGGAGAAGACGTTCCACCGCATACGGAACCGGTTCGCGTACGATGGGAACAACAGCTCCGACTCGGAGGACGACACGCTGCGCCGGCTCAAGCTGGACCCGTGCGGGGCCGGCTACGGTGGGGGCGTGGGCGtcagcggcggcggtggcagcaTCTCCTGCTACCACGCGAACGAGGCCGTCGCCGGGCTGGACCAGTCGGTGGTGGCCCAGTATCACAGCTTTAACAAACTCCTGTCCGGGGGGAAGCACGCGGCCAGTCGGCACAAGTCGCGCGACCCGCTCGCGATGGCCGAGGGCGGCAAGATCGGGATGCCCCACTCGAGCAACGACTGCAGCTCGGGCAGCTCGAACGAGGGCAACCTGGACTACGGTGGGACGCGCCTGTCGCTCGATGCGCACCTGAGCAACGACCGGCTGGCGGCGGGGGCGGCCCCGGCCCGGCTGGACGGGCGGCTTACCGGGTCGGCCGAGCTGAAGCTGCGGGGCgagccgccgctgctgcccgAGCTGACGAAGGAGAGTGACCTGGAGCGGGACCCGGTGCCTGGGTACCGCAAGAAAACGACCAAAGGGGCAACGAACGGCAGCCGAGGGGAGgggctggtggtggcggcggcgtcgACCGCCGGCAGTGTTGGCATTTGCTTCGACAACGACGCGAGTGGCGAGCGAACCAATTTGAAGTGTAGAGCGTTTGGGGAGGACGCGTTGGCGGCAGCGCCGGCGGCCAACGCGTCCACCATTGTCGGGTACGAGCAGGCGGCGTCGTCGCTAGCGCAACAGGACAGCCTGGACGACGTGCTCAGTCTCAACAATGAT TGTATTTTAGTGTTTGCCAATGAGCCACTGTACGATACCAGCGATCTGAAGTCGCTGAAATCGGACGCCGGCGGGGCGGTAGTTCCCGGACCAGCCGGCTATGATCAGCCGGCGGGGTCGGGGGCCCATCCGCCGGCCACCGGCTCGAACGGGACGCTCGAGATCTCGCTGCTGTACGATGCGCCGATGCGCAAGATGACGGTGCACGTGCTGCAGGCGCGCGGCATTGCGTCGCGCGGCGACAAGGGCCAGCTGACGCACACGCAGGTccggctgctgatgctgccggCCAAGCGGCAGAAGCACAAGACCAAGATCCGGTCCGGCGAGTGCCCGCAGTTCATGGAGAGCTTCCTGCTGCACCGCGTCAACCCGGAGGAGGTGAACTCGATGGGGCTGCGCATCCGGGTGTACGGGTGCGAGCGGATGCGCCGCGAGCGGCTGATCGGCGAGACGATCGTCAGCTTCGCCAACATCGACCTGGAGCTCGAGACGAACCTGTGGCTGCCGCTGGAATCGCGCTCGTCAAGCATG GATACGGCTTCCACGAGCGATCTGCTGAGCATTGCCCGGTCGGACAGTGCCGGGTCGACCACCTCCATGCAGCATGGCGGTGTGCCGGAGCTGCTGCTCGGGTTGGGCTACAATGGCATTACCGGGCGACTAACGGTGGAG ATCGTAAAGGGTAGCCATTTTAGGAACCACACGCTACCCAAAGTCCCGGACACGTACGTGAAGCTCTGCCTGGTCAGCAGCATGGGCCAGGAGATTGCCCGCGCCAAAACGTCCACACGGCGCGGCCAATCGAACCCACTGTTTAAGGAAACGTTTATCTTTCAG GTGGCAATGTTCCAGCTGAACGACGTGACGCTGATCGTGTCGGTGTACGCGAAGCGCAACATGAAGCGCAACGagatggttggttggtttagCATGGGCCTCAACTCAAGCGGCCCGGAGGAGATGATACACTGGAACGAGATGCGCGAGTCCAGCTCCCGGTCCGAGCTGATCACCCGCTGGCACGTTCTGGTCGACTCCTGA